One Calditrichia bacterium DNA window includes the following coding sequences:
- a CDS encoding 4Fe-4S dicluster domain-containing protein, with protein MARYAMVIDTKRCVGCADCVVACKTENQVPEGYCRDWIVEDVNGAFPNLHMEIRSERCNHCENPPCVRCCPTGASFVETGGVVLVKHDLCTGCKACIASCPYDARYVHPEGYVDKCTFCFHRVREGLKPACVSVCPTHCMHFGDLDDPDSDVSKLLKSRHHHSLLPEAGTRPKVFYLT; from the coding sequence ATGGCACGATATGCAATGGTGATCGATACCAAACGATGCGTCGGCTGCGCCGATTGCGTGGTTGCCTGCAAAACCGAAAATCAGGTGCCGGAAGGCTACTGCCGCGACTGGATTGTGGAAGATGTGAACGGCGCATTCCCGAATTTGCACATGGAAATCCGCAGCGAACGCTGCAATCACTGTGAAAATCCGCCCTGCGTGCGATGCTGCCCGACCGGCGCCAGCTTTGTGGAAACCGGCGGCGTGGTGCTCGTGAAACACGATTTGTGCACCGGCTGCAAAGCCTGCATCGCTTCCTGCCCGTATGATGCGCGATACGTTCACCCGGAAGGTTATGTGGACAAATGCACCTTCTGTTTTCACCGCGTACGGGAAGGGCTGAAACCAGCGTGCGTATCGGTTTGCCCGACGCACTGCATGCACTTCGGCGATCTGGACGATCCGGACAGCGATGTGAGTAAGCTGTTGAAATCGCGACACCATCACTCGCTGCTGCCGGAAGCGGGCACACGCCCGAAAGTGTTTTACCTGACGTAA
- a CDS encoding molybdopterin-dependent oxidoreductase, which produces MRPFSRREFIKISGLGLGGLAVSGGMIGAVSDSLGGKVAVNAANAVVDGVQRLAPTVCEICFWKCAGWVYALDGKPWKITGNPEDPNCNGRLCPRGTGGLGAYLDDERLKTPLIRDVVNGKQTFREATWDEALEVIAQKMKKIAEEHGPECVALFTHGSGGDWLKHLLRAYGSNNVTAPSYAQCRGPREEAYMLTFGEVVSSPERTDIRNSKCIVLIGSHLGENMHNTQVQEFAEAVGNGATVITVDPRYSTAAGKSKYWLPIRPATDLALMLAWIHVIINEELYDKAYVEQNTVGFEELKAAVAENTPEWAYPITTIKPDVIRETAREMAHHKPATLIHPGRHVTWYGDDTQRVRAGAILNALLGSWGRRGGFYYPNKASIPKYKYPKYPEYRRDWRDALNGEFPLASLALASGICDATIPTGRNGCNFKGWIVYGTNLLLTLPQPKKTIEAIQNLDLLVAIDLMPAEITGYADVVLPECSYLERYDDLRISPGRVPTIALRAPAFEPRFNSKPGWWITRELGLKLGLGEYFPWENIEDYLDDQLKSIGSSLAEMKEKGVLTLPNRYPLYFEDGIAPEFNTPSGKIELASETLRAYGFDAVPKYTHHEEPPNGYFRLLYGRAPMHTFGRTTNNPLLAELMPENEVWINTDVAKLYGIKNGEYVVLVNQDGVKTNKVRAKVTERIRHDCVYMVHGFGHSDKRMKRSYLRGANDNDLITKIKVDPIMGGTGMRGNFVTFERATQQVADTEGVA; this is translated from the coding sequence ATGCGCCCCTTTTCGAGAAGAGAATTTATAAAAATCAGCGGTCTGGGTTTAGGCGGGTTAGCCGTTAGCGGCGGAATGATCGGTGCCGTTTCGGACAGCCTCGGCGGCAAAGTGGCTGTGAACGCGGCAAATGCCGTTGTTGATGGCGTGCAGCGGCTTGCGCCCACTGTTTGCGAAATCTGTTTTTGGAAATGTGCCGGCTGGGTTTACGCGCTGGATGGCAAACCGTGGAAAATCACCGGGAATCCCGAAGACCCGAACTGCAACGGGCGGCTTTGTCCGCGCGGTACCGGCGGATTGGGTGCATATCTGGATGACGAACGGCTGAAAACGCCGCTCATCCGCGATGTGGTGAACGGCAAACAAACCTTCCGCGAAGCCACATGGGACGAAGCGCTGGAAGTTATCGCCCAAAAAATGAAAAAAATCGCCGAAGAACACGGTCCGGAATGCGTGGCGCTGTTTACTCACGGCTCCGGCGGCGACTGGCTGAAGCACCTGCTCCGCGCATACGGCTCGAACAACGTGACTGCGCCATCGTATGCGCAATGCCGCGGTCCGCGCGAGGAAGCCTATATGCTCACTTTCGGCGAAGTGGTATCTTCGCCGGAGCGGACGGACATCCGCAACAGCAAATGTATCGTGCTGATCGGCAGCCATCTCGGCGAGAACATGCACAACACGCAGGTGCAGGAATTTGCCGAAGCTGTCGGCAACGGCGCAACGGTTATCACGGTTGATCCGCGCTATTCCACCGCTGCCGGAAAATCCAAATACTGGCTGCCCATTCGCCCGGCAACGGATCTGGCGTTGATGCTGGCCTGGATTCACGTGATCATCAACGAAGAATTATACGACAAGGCATACGTCGAACAAAATACAGTCGGGTTCGAGGAACTGAAAGCCGCGGTTGCGGAAAATACGCCGGAATGGGCGTATCCGATCACTACCATTAAACCGGATGTGATTCGCGAAACCGCGCGGGAAATGGCCCATCACAAACCGGCGACACTCATTCACCCCGGACGCCACGTGACCTGGTACGGCGACGATACCCAACGCGTTCGCGCCGGTGCGATTCTCAACGCACTGCTGGGCAGTTGGGGGCGTCGCGGCGGGTTTTATTATCCGAATAAAGCCAGCATTCCGAAATACAAATATCCCAAATATCCGGAATATCGCCGCGACTGGCGCGATGCGCTGAACGGCGAATTCCCGCTTGCGAGTCTGGCGCTGGCCAGCGGCATCTGCGATGCGACAATTCCCACCGGTCGCAACGGCTGCAATTTTAAAGGATGGATCGTTTACGGTACCAATTTGCTGCTCACGCTGCCGCAACCGAAAAAGACCATCGAGGCGATCCAGAATCTCGATTTGCTGGTTGCCATCGACCTGATGCCGGCGGAAATCACCGGATACGCGGATGTGGTGCTGCCGGAATGTTCCTATCTGGAACGCTACGACGATCTGCGGATTTCCCCCGGACGCGTGCCAACCATCGCGCTGCGCGCACCGGCGTTCGAGCCGCGTTTCAATTCCAAACCCGGCTGGTGGATCACCCGCGAATTGGGGCTAAAGCTCGGACTCGGCGAATATTTCCCGTGGGAAAACATCGAAGATTATCTCGATGACCAGTTGAAATCGATTGGTTCCAGCCTCGCGGAAATGAAGGAAAAAGGCGTGCTCACCCTGCCGAATCGCTATCCGCTGTATTTTGAAGACGGCATTGCGCCGGAATTCAACACGCCGAGCGGTAAAATCGAGCTGGCATCCGAAACGCTGCGGGCATACGGATTCGATGCCGTTCCGAAATACACCCATCACGAAGAGCCGCCGAACGGCTACTTCCGGCTGCTTTACGGTCGCGCACCGATGCACACTTTCGGGCGAACAACCAACAATCCGCTGCTCGCCGAACTGATGCCGGAAAACGAGGTGTGGATCAACACGGATGTCGCCAAATTATACGGCATCAAAAACGGGGAATACGTGGTTCTGGTAAACCAGGACGGTGTGAAAACCAACAAGGTCCGCGCGAAAGTAACCGAGCGCATCCGCCACGATTGCGTGTACATGGTGCATGGTTTTGGGCACAGTGACAAACGCATGAAGCGATCCTACCTGCGCGGCGCGAACGATAACGACCTCATCACAAAAATCAAGGTTGACCCGATTATGGGCGGCACCGGCATGCGCGGCAATTTTGTGACATTCGAACGGGCAACGCAGCAGGTTGCGGATACGGAAGGGGTGGCATAA
- the glnA gene encoding type I glutamate--ammonia ligase, with protein MPKSPADVFKLAKDSGAKILDIKFMDFPGLWQHFSVPISYLKDDIFEDGFGFDGSSMRGWQAINESDMIVIPDPDTAMIDPFLKPVTVSMIANVYDPVTRQKYSRCPRAIAQKAEAYVKSTGLADVAYFGPEAEFFIFDDIRFDQTANSGYYFIDSVAGRWNTGKDEGPNLGYKPRYKEGYFPVPPHDVYADLRSEMMLVMQECGLDVECHHGEVASGGQSEIDLKFGPLVKQADAMLLYKYIVKNVARRHGKTVTFMPKPIFGDNGSGMHVHQSLWKADKPLFAGSGYAGLSDMALYYIGGILKHAQALVALSNPTTNSYKRLVPGYEAPVNLAYSQRNRSAAVRIPMYSNSPKAKRIEFRCPDPTCNPYLAFSAMMMAGLDGIQNKIHPGEPLDRDIYDLSPEELAEVPSTPASLSDALDALEADHEFLLKGDVFTKDVVETWIAYKRANEVDALRLRPHPYEFALYFDA; from the coding sequence ATGCCCAAATCCCCAGCAGATGTATTCAAGCTTGCCAAAGATTCCGGCGCGAAAATTCTGGATATCAAATTCATGGATTTTCCGGGACTCTGGCAGCACTTTTCCGTGCCGATTTCCTATCTTAAAGATGACATCTTCGAAGATGGTTTCGGCTTCGACGGTTCCAGCATGCGCGGCTGGCAGGCGATCAACGAAAGTGATATGATCGTTATTCCCGACCCGGATACAGCGATGATCGATCCCTTTCTGAAACCGGTTACCGTTAGCATGATTGCCAACGTGTACGATCCGGTTACCAGACAAAAATACAGCCGTTGCCCCCGTGCAATTGCCCAAAAAGCAGAAGCTTACGTGAAGTCCACCGGCTTGGCAGATGTCGCATATTTTGGCCCGGAAGCGGAATTTTTCATTTTTGATGATATCCGTTTCGACCAAACCGCTAACTCCGGTTACTATTTCATCGATTCCGTTGCCGGACGCTGGAACACCGGAAAGGACGAAGGTCCGAACCTTGGTTACAAGCCGCGTTATAAAGAAGGTTACTTCCCCGTTCCGCCGCATGATGTGTATGCAGATCTGCGCAGCGAAATGATGTTGGTGATGCAGGAATGCGGACTGGATGTGGAATGCCATCACGGCGAAGTTGCCAGTGGCGGTCAGTCCGAAATCGACCTCAAATTTGGTCCGCTCGTAAAACAGGCGGATGCGATGTTGCTCTACAAATACATCGTGAAAAACGTTGCCCGCAGACACGGCAAAACCGTTACGTTTATGCCCAAACCGATTTTTGGTGATAACGGCTCCGGTATGCACGTTCACCAAAGTTTGTGGAAAGCAGACAAGCCGTTGTTCGCCGGTAGCGGTTATGCCGGATTGAGCGATATGGCATTGTATTACATCGGCGGAATTTTGAAACATGCCCAGGCACTGGTGGCATTGTCCAACCCGACAACCAACTCGTACAAACGATTGGTGCCCGGTTACGAAGCCCCGGTAAACCTGGCGTATTCGCAGCGGAACCGCAGCGCCGCCGTTCGTATTCCGATGTATTCGAACAGCCCGAAAGCCAAACGGATCGAATTCCGTTGCCCGGACCCGACCTGCAACCCGTATCTGGCGTTCAGCGCCATGATGATGGCCGGATTGGACGGCATCCAGAACAAGATTCATCCGGGCGAACCGCTGGATCGCGATATTTACGATCTGTCGCCCGAAGAATTGGCCGAAGTGCCATCCACTCCGGCATCGCTTTCCGATGCGCTGGATGCACTGGAAGCCGATCACGAATTCTTGCTGAAAGGCGATGTGTTCACCAAAGATGTGGTCGAAACGTGGATTGCCTACAAACGCGCCAACGAAGTGGATGCACTGCGCCTGCGCCCGCATCCATATGAATTTGCGCTGTATTTCGATGCCTAA
- a CDS encoding sodium/solute symporter (Members of the Solute:Sodium Symporter (SSS), TC 2.A.21 as described in tcdb.org, catalyze solute:Na+ symport. Known solutes for members of the family include sugars, amino acids, nucleosides, inositols, vitamins, urea or anions, depending on the system.), giving the protein MTVLDWSIIAAYLAAMVGMSVYLGRNQKNQDDYYVGGRTLPWWAIGVSTMATQTSAISFISKPAFVALKPGGGLTWLQFELALPFAIIVVMVFLLPFFRKLQLVSVYEYLEMRYDASVRYLISGVFLVSRGMAAGVIIYATAIVLAVCLEVPLWITILLIGVVTLIYDTIGGMKAVVYSDVVQMIILLFGIMACIFFAIEEVGSIAKIFAIFPDDRMRAISMASGFDGSSEAPFWGILLGGFFLYISYYGTDQSQVQRGLSSDTTEATKKSLFFNGIVRFPLTIMYMLMGIAVGAVYFQSADLQAAVPPDKLDYMIPQYILLHLPSGLRAILFAAILAAAMSSLDSALNSLSAATMRDFITRKRHYESQRELFLSKVVTVIWGLSITAFAFAVGAIQGTVVEVVNKIGSAFYGPIVATFLIGVISKRVNSRGIFAGIIAGVGLNLYLWLLQPQVYWMWWNLIGCAVTAVVAYGFSGFGAAPDKKTINEYTITDGTIFAAERNWMPYYIALGVYFVLMLAILFAL; this is encoded by the coding sequence ATGACAGTTCTGGACTGGAGCATCATTGCGGCATATCTGGCGGCGATGGTCGGGATGAGTGTATATTTGGGGCGAAATCAAAAAAATCAGGATGATTATTATGTCGGAGGGCGGACGTTGCCGTGGTGGGCGATCGGCGTTTCGACGATGGCAACCCAAACTTCCGCGATCAGTTTTATTTCCAAACCTGCGTTTGTAGCGCTGAAACCCGGCGGCGGGCTAACCTGGCTACAATTTGAGCTGGCGCTCCCCTTTGCGATCATTGTTGTAATGGTATTTTTACTCCCGTTTTTCCGCAAATTGCAGTTGGTCAGCGTTTACGAATATCTGGAAATGCGCTACGATGCATCGGTTCGCTACCTCATCAGCGGTGTGTTTTTAGTGAGTCGCGGCATGGCTGCCGGTGTAATTATTTATGCCACCGCAATTGTGCTCGCGGTTTGTCTGGAGGTCCCGCTGTGGATTACCATTTTGCTCATCGGTGTTGTAACATTGATTTATGACACCATCGGCGGGATGAAAGCCGTGGTGTATTCCGATGTTGTGCAGATGATCATTTTGCTGTTTGGGATTATGGCCTGCATCTTTTTCGCCATCGAAGAAGTGGGCAGCATTGCAAAAATCTTCGCTATTTTTCCTGACGACCGGATGCGGGCAATCAGCATGGCTAGCGGTTTTGACGGCAGTTCTGAAGCGCCGTTTTGGGGCATTTTACTCGGCGGTTTTTTTCTTTATATTTCCTATTACGGCACGGACCAAAGCCAGGTGCAGCGCGGGCTTTCTTCGGATACTACCGAAGCTACAAAAAAATCGTTATTTTTCAACGGCATCGTTCGATTTCCGTTGACGATCATGTATATGTTGATGGGCATTGCCGTTGGCGCTGTTTATTTCCAGTCTGCAGATTTACAAGCTGCGGTTCCGCCGGACAAACTTGATTACATGATTCCGCAGTATATTTTGCTACATCTGCCATCCGGATTGCGGGCGATTTTGTTCGCCGCAATTTTAGCGGCGGCGATGTCCAGCCTCGACTCCGCACTGAACTCGCTTTCTGCGGCAACCATGCGCGATTTTATCACCCGTAAACGCCATTATGAATCGCAAAGAGAATTGTTCCTCAGCAAAGTTGTTACGGTAATTTGGGGATTATCGATCACCGCGTTTGCCTTTGCTGTCGGCGCGATTCAGGGCACCGTTGTGGAGGTTGTCAATAAAATCGGTTCTGCGTTTTACGGCCCGATCGTCGCAACATTTTTGATCGGCGTAATTTCCAAACGGGTGAACAGCCGGGGCATTTTCGCCGGAATTATAGCAGGGGTTGGGCTGAACCTCTATCTTTGGCTGTTGCAACCGCAGGTGTACTGGATGTGGTGGAACCTGATCGGTTGCGCGGTTACGGCGGTTGTGGCGTACGGTTTCAGCGGTTTTGGCGCGGCACCGGATAAAAAAACCATCAACGAATATACCATCACCGACGGCACCATTTTCGCAGCGGAACGCAACTGGATGCCCTATTACATTGCGTTGGGTGTATATTTTGTGCTGATGTTGGCCATCCTTTTTGCGCTATAA
- the nrfD gene encoding polysulfide reductase NrfD, translated as MREVTITSGRNMAHIDPHLTIWGWEIPVYLFLGGLVAGILFFSATLYLLGKEKEYPTIVRFTPILAPVLLGLGLFALFLDLEYKLHVFRFYTNLNLSSPMSWGSWTLAAIFPLSLVWVLIHWDAAVPNYPLPFPLLKKWVDYFRQYAKTIAGLLVFFAVLLGMYTGILLSAFNARPVWNSAILGPLFLVSGLSTGLALNLIFAKSSAEKHLLGRMDVIAIGVELFLIVHLFMGFLASTEIHIQAAGLFLGGAYTSQFWIFVVGIGLILPALMELFELNGKAASSKIPAYLVLFGGLMLRFIIVEAGQISGW; from the coding sequence ATGCGCGAAGTAACCATCACCAGCGGACGCAACATGGCGCACATCGATCCGCACCTGACCATCTGGGGTTGGGAAATTCCCGTTTACCTCTTTCTGGGCGGGCTGGTTGCGGGCATCCTCTTTTTCTCCGCAACGCTCTATTTGCTCGGCAAAGAGAAGGAATATCCGACCATCGTGCGGTTCACGCCCATCCTCGCGCCGGTTTTGTTGGGATTGGGATTGTTTGCCTTATTTCTGGATCTGGAATACAAGCTGCACGTGTTCCGGTTTTACACGAATCTCAATTTATCCTCGCCGATGTCCTGGGGTTCGTGGACGCTCGCCGCGATTTTCCCGTTGAGCCTGGTTTGGGTGCTCATCCATTGGGATGCGGCGGTGCCAAATTATCCGCTGCCCTTTCCGTTGCTCAAAAAATGGGTGGATTATTTTCGCCAATACGCAAAAACGATTGCCGGATTGCTGGTGTTTTTTGCGGTGCTGTTGGGCATGTACACCGGTATTTTACTCAGCGCTTTCAACGCCCGACCGGTGTGGAACAGCGCGATTTTGGGACCGCTGTTTCTGGTTTCCGGGCTTTCCACCGGATTGGCGCTCAACCTTATTTTTGCCAAGTCTTCCGCTGAAAAACACCTGCTCGGTCGAATGGATGTCATCGCCATCGGCGTGGAATTATTTTTGATTGTGCACCTGTTTATGGGATTTTTGGCGTCCACCGAAATCCATATTCAGGCGGCGGGATTGTTCCTCGGCGGGGCGTACACGTCACAATTCTGGATTTTTGTGGTTGGCATCGGGCTGATTCTCCCGGCGTTGATGGAATTGTTTGAACTGAACGGCAAAGCGGCGTCATCCAAAATTCCCGCGTATCTGGTGCTGTTCGGCGGGCTGATGCTCCGTTTCATCATCGTCGAAGCCGGACAAATCAGCGGGTGGTGA
- a CDS encoding YeeE/YedE family protein — protein MDSNNKYWSPYLAGFLLGLLLLATFVIMGRGLGASGAMMRGVTYAVDTVSPAHVDANPYFAKYAGGDKNPLDDWLVFEALGVIFGGLLSGFMAKRLRFKTDRGPRISTGGRLAFAVLGGGLMGFGARMALGCTSGMALSGGATLAAGSWAFMMIMFAGAYGVAYFFRKQWI, from the coding sequence ATGGATTCCAACAACAAATACTGGTCACCTTACCTCGCAGGGTTTTTACTCGGGTTGCTGCTGTTGGCGACCTTCGTGATCATGGGGCGCGGTTTGGGCGCATCCGGCGCAATGATGCGCGGAGTCACCTACGCAGTTGATACCGTCAGTCCCGCGCATGTGGATGCCAATCCCTACTTCGCCAAATATGCTGGCGGCGACAAAAATCCGCTCGATGACTGGCTGGTGTTCGAAGCGCTTGGCGTTATTTTTGGCGGGTTGCTCTCCGGTTTTATGGCGAAACGGCTGCGTTTCAAAACCGATCGCGGTCCGCGAATTTCCACTGGTGGACGGCTGGCTTTTGCCGTACTCGGCGGCGGTTTGATGGGCTTTGGCGCGCGAATGGCGCTCGGCTGTACCAGCGGCATGGCGCTCAGCGGCGGCGCAACGTTGGCTGCCGGTAGTTGGGCGTTTATGATGATCATGTTCGCCGGAGCATACGGCGTGGCTTACTTTTTCCGCAAACAGTGGATATAG
- a CDS encoding YeeE/YedE family protein encodes MDAPFYKYGLFGYETSLVVAFVIGILFGFILERAGFGSSIKLAMQFYLRDMTVLKVMFTAIVTAMVGLLYLNLADVLDLSLVYLNPTFLYPQLLGGVIMGVGFVVGGYCPGTSLVASATGKIDGMFYVLGALLGMFIYGEAYPLFADFATSGAMGRYTLSDWLGVRPGVVAFGVILMALGMFWGAEFLEKKFGVPAETEPEKPEIPANGANAFTMPSIEKLKV; translated from the coding sequence ATGGACGCACCATTTTACAAATACGGACTTTTCGGCTACGAAACCAGTTTGGTTGTCGCTTTTGTGATCGGCATTTTGTTTGGCTTTATTTTGGAACGCGCCGGATTCGGCAGTTCCATAAAATTGGCGATGCAGTTTTACCTGCGCGATATGACCGTGCTCAAAGTGATGTTCACCGCCATCGTCACCGCGATGGTCGGGTTGCTCTACCTCAATCTCGCTGATGTGCTCGATCTCTCGCTCGTTTACCTCAACCCGACATTCCTCTATCCGCAACTGCTTGGCGGCGTGATCATGGGCGTCGGTTTTGTGGTTGGCGGCTATTGCCCGGGCACATCGCTGGTTGCCAGCGCCACCGGCAAAATTGACGGCATGTTTTACGTGCTTGGCGCGTTGCTCGGCATGTTTATCTACGGCGAAGCCTATCCGCTGTTTGCGGATTTCGCCACCAGCGGCGCGATGGGACGCTACACCCTCAGCGATTGGCTGGGCGTTCGTCCCGGCGTTGTGGCGTTCGGTGTTATTTTGATGGCGCTCGGCATGTTCTGGGGCGCGGAATTTCTCGAGAAAAAATTCGGTGTTCCTGCGGAAACTGAACCGGAAAAACCGGAAATCCCGGCAAATGGCGCGAATGCTTTCACCATGCCTTCTATCGAAAAATTGAAAGTCTGA